The window GGGCGCTGTGCAGGCCGAGTTCCTCCAGGACTCCGGGGCGCAGGCGGCGGGCGATACGGCGGATCTCGTCCAGTCCGGCACGGGTGGTCTCCTGCGCCTGCCGCAGATCATCGCGTACGGGCCGAGGTGCGTGGTCGGCTGCGTGTTTGAGCTGGAGCAGGACTGCGGTGAGGGTCTGTCCGACCTCGTCGTGGAGTTCCCTGGCGAGCCGCTGGCGCTCGGCTTCCTGTGCTGACAGGGCCCTGCCGGAGCTGGTGGCGCGTTCGGCCTCCAGCCGGGCGAGCATGGCGTTGAAGCTCGTGGTGAGTTCGGCGATCTCGCCGGGTCCGGTGACGGTCGTGCGGCTGCCGGGCTTGAGGAGGTCGACAGTGGCCATGGTCCGGTTCAGGCGAGCCAGCGGAGCCAGTGCGACCCTCAGCAGTACGGCGTTCGCGATCACCATCACGATCAGCCCGGCGAGCAGGACTACGGCCTCGCCGAACAGCACCGGGGTGGAAACGGTGACCGGGCCCAGGAGCAGCAGGACGGCGACGACGAGCACGCCCGCATTGAGGACGAAGATCCGCCAGTACAACGACATGGCCTTGTGCTCCTTTCCCGGTGACTACTCACCTCCACTGTCGCCTGCCGAGGCCCAACGGCCCTGTTGAGGGCTCTGGCCTGCGATGGGATCTACTGCCCCCGCCTCACCCTGACCCCTGTGGGGGCGCCGTGTCCATCCGGGCTGACACCCATATCCCCGGGCTGTTCGCAGGTGGCACCATGAGTCCCCGCCGCGCCGGATCACCTCGCTGAATCCGTCGTGGCCCGCACTGCTGCCGCAAAGAACGATGAAGAGGGGGGAGGGGTTGTGCCTGCTGGGCGAATGAGCACCACACCCTTGCCGGGGATCGGTGTCCAGTACGACCTCACCACGAGGGAGCAAGGTCACCTGTCGGTGATCGCGCACCGGGACGGCGCCCGCACGGTGAACGTCTACCGGAACGACGACCCCGACGCCTGCGCCCAGTCGCTGCGTCTGACCGAGTTGGAGACCGCCTCGCTGATCGACGCGCTGGCACCCGCGCACCACAGTCCGAACCTGCTCTCCACCACCGACCTCGGCCTGGTGGCCGAGCGGATCGAGCTCTCTTCGGTCTCGCACTGGAACGGGCGTGTCCTCGGTGACACCCGGATGCGCACCGAGACCGGAGCGTCGATCGTGGCCGTGCTGCGGCGGGCGCAGGCGATCCCCTCCCCCGTTCCGGACTTCCGGCTGGCGGGCGGTGACATTCTGATCGTGATCGGCACCCGTGAGGGTGTGGAGGCGGCCGCCGCGATACTCGGGCGGGAGTGACCCGGTGCATTCCTCCGCCATTTTCCTGATCGAGTTCGGTGCGATCATCCTGGGTCTTGGGCTGCTCGGCCGGTTCGCCGGGCGGTTCCAGTTCTCCCCCATACCCCTCTATCTGCTGGCCGGGCTCGCGTTCGGCGAGGGCGGGCTGCTGCCACTGGGCACCAGCGAGGAATTCGTCGCGATCGGCGCCGAGATCGGCGTCATCCTGCTGCTGCTCATGCTCGGCCTCGAATACACCGCCACCGACCTGGTCTCCAACCTCAAGACCCAGTACCCCGCCGGCCTGGTCGACGCCGCCCTGAACGCCCTGCCCGGCGCGGCGATGGCGCTGCTGCTGGGCTGGGGCCCGGTCGCCGCCGTCGTTCTGGCCGGGGTCACCTGGATCTCCTCCTCCGGTGTCATCGCCAAGGTCCTGGGCGACCTGGGCCGGCTCGGCAACCGCGAGACCCCGGTGATCCTGAGCATCCTGGTCCTGGAAGACCTCTCCATGGCCGTCTACCTGCCCATCATCACCGCCCTGCTGGCCGGCGCCGGCCTCGCCGCGGGCAGCGCCACCCTGGCCATCGCGCTCGGCGTGGCCGGCCTGGTGCTGGTGGTCGCGGTGCGTTATGGACGTCACCTGTCCCGCTTCGTCTCCAGCGACGACCCCGAGAAACTGCTGCTGGTCGTGCTCGGCCTGACCCTGCTGGTCGCGGGCGTCGCGCAGCAGCTGCAGGTCTCCGCGGCGGTCGGCGCGTTCCTGGTGGGCATCGCGCTGTCCGGGGAGGTCGCCGAGGGCGCGCACGGGCTGCTGTCCCCGCTGCGGGACCTGTTCGCCGCGGTGTTCTTCGTCTTCTTCGGCCTGCACACCGACCCCGCCAGCATCCCGCCGGTGCTGCTGCCCGCCCTCGCACTGGCCCTCGTCACCGCCGGCACGAAGATCGCCACCGGGTACTGGGCCGCGAAGCGGGCCGGGATCTCCGCCAAGGGCCGCTGGCGGGCCGGCGGCACGCTGGTCGCCCGCGGCGAGTTCTCCATCGTCATCGCCGGACTCGCCGTCACCTCCGGCATCGAACCCCGACTCGGCCCCCTCGCCACCGCCTACGTCCTCATCCTCGTCATCATCGGCCCCCTCACCGCCCGCTACACCGAACCGGTGGCCACCCGCCTCACCACCCGCCACCGACAGCCCACCATCCCGGCCGCCGACACGCCCCAGGACCGGGACCTGGTCCCAAGCCCCGACACCCCCATCGACACGTAACCCACCGGGGGGTTGGCTTGCAGCCTGCGGGTGAGTGGGGCTGATCGCGCAGTTCCCCGCGCCCCTTAGAAGCAGGGGCTACCGCCCCCTCAAGGACAAAAGCCGGGGCGCAGCCCCGCTTTTAGGGGCGCGGGGAACTGCGCGACCAGCCCCCACCGGACCCGCACCCGACAACGCACCTACCATGACCGCATGCCCCTCGACCTCTTCGCCGGCATCCCCGTCAACGACTTCGCAGCGGCACTGCCTTGGTACGAGCGACTCCTCGGCACCCCGCCGACGTTCTTCCCGCACGACACGGAAGCCGTATGGGAACTGGCGGAACACCGGTACGTATACATCGTGCAACGGCCCGGTCAGGCCGGTAACGCCGTGCACACCATCCTCGTCGACGACCTCGACACCCGTGTCGCGCGGATCGCCGACCGGGGTCTGCAGCCCACGACCCGCGAGACCTACGCGGAAGGCATGCGCAAGATCACCTACCACGACCCGGACGGCAACGAGTTCGGATTCGGCGGCGCCGCGCACTGACGCCGCCGTGCGATGAGCCGCTTTCTGTCAGGTGATCAGCATGCCGCCGTCGACGTTCAGATCGTGAGCGTTCATGCCTGCGTTGCGCAGCAGGAAGTCGGTGGCGTCGGCGATCTCGGCCATGGTGACAAGTCGCCCGGTGGGTGTGCGGCGGAGGTGCGGATGGTCGGTGACGTCACGCCATTTGGGACTGTCTCCGATCACGCCGGGGTGCAGGGCGTTGACCCGGTGCGGGGCGATCTCGGCGGCGAGGGTCTTGACCAGGCCGGTCAGGCCGGCGTTGAACGTGGTCACCATCGTCGAGCCGGGGTAAGGGCGTTCCCTCGCCAGCCCGCCGAAGAGGACGACTGAGGCGGCGGGGTTCAAGCGGTCGCGCAATACGCGGACCGTTTCGGCGTACCCGACCAGTTTGATGGTCACGACGCGAACGGCGTCGGTGAGATCGAAGTCGGCCAGGGAGTTCGGCACGGGATCCATCGCCGTGATGACCAGTTGGTCGACTTCGGTGATGCCACCGAGGGCCTGCGCGATCGTGTCTGGCTGGGACAAGTCGAGGGCCATGCCCCGGGCCCCGCCTCCTATCCCCTCCGCCGCCGCTTCGGCGCGTGCCTTGTCCCGGCTGGTCACGACGACGGAATCACCACGGTCGGCGAATCGCTGGGCGATGACGCGGCCGAGTCCGCCGCTGCCGCCGATGACGATGGACGTACTCATACAGAAGTCCCCTTCACGTTCCGGACAGGCTTGAGAGGGACGTGCGCCTGTCGGCACAGCCCCCGGCTCCACTAATGACCACTTGGACAGTAACGCATCGAACGGCCGCCGCAAGGCCGTTCTGTACGCGCGTACAGTTAGGGGGTGCCAGAAACCTCACGCCCCGACAGGGCTCCGTCGCGGGCGTCGGCCACCGGTCGCCGACGCGATCCGGAGGCGAGCCGCGCAGCCATCCTGGAGGCGGCCCGGGCGGCTTTCACGGAACGGGGCTACGCGCGGGCGACGATTCGTGACATCGCCCGCCGGGCCGGTGTCACGCACGGCCTGGTCATGCTGCACTTCACCTCGAAGGAGCGGCTTTTCCTGGCGGCGGTACCCGGGACGCGCGACCTGACCGACATCGTCGCCGGCGACCACGAAACGCTGCCCGAGCGGATCGCCGCCGGCTTCGTCGAGCGGATGGAGAGCAACCCTTCCGGCGACCCCTTCGTCGCGCTCCTGCGCAGTGCCGCCACCAACGAGGCCGCGGCTGCGAATCTCTACACGGCCATGCAGGCCCACAGCGAGTCGACCTACCGCGAGGCGCTCACCGGCGACGACATGGACGTACGAATCGGGATGCTCGCCGCGCAGCTGATCGGCGTGACGTTCACCCGATACATCGTCAAGGTGGGCAGGCTCGCCGAGATGTCGACTGACGAACTACGCGTTCACCTGAGCCGCGTCCTGCGCCAAATCCTTTTCGCCTGAGGCGAGTTGGCCGAGAACGGGCCTGCCTCGGAGCGTCGACGCGCCGCACCGCCGGAAAGCGCAATCACGCCTGATTGAACACTCACCGGCATTGCCTTCGTACTCATGACCAAGGTGCAAACCACGGGCTCAGTGAAGGATCAGCATGGCAGAAGCGCAGACCTCCACAAATGAGTTGATCGCCGGGAGGTATCGACCGCTCCAGATCGTGCACCGAGAGGAGTTCCGGGTCGGCTGGCACGGCCAGGACATGGCGTCCGGCCGACTGGTTTTCCTGGCGGAAGCACGGCTGCCCGCGGTTCTCCGCGAGGAGACGTCCCGGCAGACCACGGCCCGGGTGCTGCGGGAGACCGCGGACCTGGAGGCCGCCGCGCCCGGCCAGGTGGCCACCGTCCTCGACGTCACCGAGCAGGACGGCCGGCTGTGGACCGTCATGGAGCCGATCGAAGGCCGGTCGCTGAGTGAACTCCTCAACCGGCGTGGGCCGTTCAACCAGCCCCGGGCGGTCCGTATCGGTCTGCAGATCCTCGATGTACTCGCCGCCGCGCACCGCCTGGGCGTCACACACGGCGACCTCGGCCCCGACCAGGTCTTCGTCAAGGCGGACGGCGGGGTCGTGGTCACGGGATTCGGACTGACCGGGGCGACCCGGTCCTTGAGGGCGACCGCACCCTCGTACGCGTCTCCGGAACAGATCCGCGGTGAGGCGATCGATCCCTCGACCGATCTGTGGGCCCTGGGAGCGCTGCTGCACACCATGATCGAGGGCCGGCCGCCCGCTCCGGACCCGGGGCACGGCGAAGGCACTTCGACTTTCGCGCAGGTGTACACGGGAGAGGGAACCCAAGCAGGAGAGGAGAGATCCTCGGGGGGTGACGTCCATACCGGCCGGCTGCGCCAGACCATTCACGGGCTGCTTCGCGAGAACCCGAACGAACGGCTCACCGAACCGGTCCTGCGCAAGGCGCTGAGCCGTATGGTCAGCGAGGACTCGGCCGAACAGTCGCACATGTTCAGGCTGCGCGGAGCGTACGGGACTTCGCCGGGAGCGGAGCGGGCCTGGCGCAGGAAGCGGCCCATCGTCCTGGCCATTGTCGGTTCCGCGCTGGCCGTCGTGGCCATCCCGGTCGTGCTCGCCGTGAACAGCAGACCGGCCTCGGACGCACCCGACGCCTCCGGCCCCGTACCCACCGCATCCGGTTCCGCTGCCGCGCCGCCTCCCGCGGCCTCCACCCCCGCCGTCCCGTCCGCGGACCCGACCGGCGGCGCCTCGGCAAGCGCGTCGGACCCGGGCGCGCCCGCCGCCCCCTCCCCCTCCCCCACCGCTTCCGCCGGGAAGACGGCACCGCCCGCCACCAAGCGCTACGACGCGCCGGAAGGATTCTCGGTCCAACTGCCCGCGGACTGGCGACGCATCAAGGACACCGGGCGGCCTGACAACGCCTTCAGCGTCACGTTCGGCGCCTCGGGTGACCCCCGCGCGCTGAGGATCACCTTCGGCAGGGTGCCCTCGTCCGACGCCGTCACCGTCTGGCGCGACGCCGAGCCCCAGTTGCGGCGGCTCACCCCCGGCTTCGACCGCATCGGCGACATCCGGCGCGTGGACGGTTCCGGTGGCCGGGAAGCCGACCTGGAATGGTTCGCCGACGGCGACCCCGACCGCACGCGCACCCTGGCCCGCGCCCTCCTGGTCGACACCGACCTCGGCTACTCCATCAGGTGGACGACCCCGGCCGACGACTGGAACACCCCCGCCAACCAGCAGGCCCTCAGCACCTTCTTGACATCGTTCCGCCCCGCGCAGTGAACGGTCCGAACCGGGCACGCCCCCAACTTCATGATCCTGAAGGGCACCTCACCCGCTTGCGGCGTCCTCGGCTTCCCAGCGCAGCAGGTCGCCCGGCTGGCACTTGAGCACCTCGCAGAGCGCTGCGAGAGTCGTGAAGCGCACCGCTTTGGCGCGGCCGTTCTTGAGTACCGCCAGGTTGGCGGGCGTGATCCCCACGCGGTCCGCGAGCTCGCCCACGGACATCTTCCGCCGGGCCAGCATCACGTCGATGTCGACGGCGATCGGCATCAGATCACCTCTGCCAGCTCGGCCTGCAGCTGCGTCGCTTCGACGTCGCGTGCGACGGCCTGGGCGAGCAGCATCCGCAGTACGAGCACGATGAGCGCGACCCCCAGGATGCCCAGGCCGATCCCGCCCATGATGACGGTGACGCCCGGGTCGTCCCGCTGGCCCGGTGCGTTGATGGCCGTGACCGTGAACCATACGAGGGCGGCCGCCACGATCGCGCCGATCACGCCGTCCACGTACCGGAAGGCGGCATGGGAGAACACGGTTCCGCGCCGCACCATCGTCACCAGCCGCCATACGCAGACCAGGGCGACCTGAACCGACACCATGCCCAGGATCGTGATCACGCGCAGCGGGGTCAGCGGGAGCGACCCGTCCTCCGGATCGTTCCCGCCGACCAACGCCCACATCATCCCTGCCTGCACGAACACGGTGCCGGCGAGCACCATGCCGAGTACGGCGCGCAGCGCACACACTGTCAGCTTTCCCACGACCCATCCTCCCATCGAATGACGATGAGAATCTATCGAATTTCGATAGGCTAGGCAAGCGTCGGGTCGGGGGTGGCAGGTTCGCACGATGGTGCCGGAGATCGCGTTGCGAACCCTCCTGGGCTCAGCACTCCAGTACGGTTCCGTGATCCGTGACTGATTGCGTGTCCCGCGTATCGGAGAATTCCCGGCACGACCGCAGGAGTTGGGGAATCCTGAGTCACCGTGACCGAAAAAACGAGCGAAACAACTCCGGACAGCGAGGTCAGGGCGCTTCTTCGGGTCTTGGCCGGGCAGCGCCGCCACGTTCTCGGCATCCTTGACGGGCTCGACGCGGAGGATCTGCGAAGGCCGGTGCTGCCGTCCGGATGGCACTGCCTCGGGCTGGTCCAGCACCTCGCCCTGGACGTTGAGCGTTTCTGGTTCCGTGCAGTTGTCGCCGGGGAGGAGGAGATCATCCGCGGCTTGACGAGCGGTGCCGAAGCTTGGAACGTGGCTCCGGAGGCGCGGGCCGCCGACGTGCTCGACGGATACCGGCGGGAGACAGAGCTCTCCGACGCCGTCATCACCACCACTCCCGCTGACGGCGTCCTGGCGTGGTGGCCTCACGAACTGTTCGGCGAACCGCATCTGCACAACCTGCGCGACGTCCTGTTGCACGTCATCACTGAGACCGCATGCCACGCCGGCCATCTCGATGCGGCACGCGAGCTCATCGACGGCCGGCGCTGGCTGGTCCTGACCTAGCACTGCGCGTCTGCCGCCTGCCGTTGCCGTTGCCGTTAGCGTCAGATGTTGGTCGGTCGTCCAAGACGCTGCGATACCCTGGGTGGGACACGCATTCCGTTCACGAAGCAGGAAGCGAGCCAGATGTCTCGTATGGCAGCGAAGGACCGGCGCGAAGAGCTGATCGCGGCGGGGTTTCGGGTGATGATCCGCGACGGAGTCACAAAGGCGACCACGCGCGCGATCGTCAATGAGGCCGACATGCCGCTGGGCGTCTTCCACTACTGCTTCAAATCGCGCGAAGAACTGCTTCAGGAAGTCCTCACCCGCTTCACCGACCGCACGGTGGCCGCCGCGCGGAAGACATTCGAAGCGGAGGGCGACCTCGGATCGCGCATCACCAAGAGCCTCAGCGCCTTCTGGGGCACTGTCGAACTCAGTCCGGGAGAACACCAGGTCAGCTATGAACTGACGCACTACGCCCTGCGCCAGGCCGGGTTCGAGGATCTGGCCCGACGTCAGTACCAGCACTACCGGGAAGTCCACCAGGAACTCCTGGAGGAGGCCGCCAAGGCCGCGGACATCGAGTGGGCCGTGCCCGTTCCGGTGCTGGCCCGCTACCTCAACGCGGTGCTCGACGGCGTCACCCTGAACTGGCTGGTCGACCGCGACAGCGAGCACAGTCGCGAGGTCCTGCGCCTGACGGGCGACCACCTCTTGACGCTGGCCCGCGAGCGGCCCCGGCCGGCAGACGAGCCGAACCCGGCGACAGCGGAGCCGAGCCCGGCGTCGTAGTCGCCACTGGTCGCGAAAGCGGCCGCCGCCGCTCCGCCGAACTCGGAGCGGCGCCGCGCCGCTTACGTCTGCGTCGTCTACTCGAATGGGTCGCCTACTGGAACAGATCAGGCTCCTCCGCCGTGATCTGATCCCACAGCGGACGGAACTGGAACCAGCCCGGCAGCGCACCGGAGATCTGGTCACGGACCATCCGTGCGGTCTCGGCGTCGATGAGATGCGGCTCTCCGGCGGCCATGGCCAGCAACTGGGCCTGGCAGGAACGCTCCATCGTGATGAAGTACCAGGCCGCCTCGGCGACGGACGACCCGACCGTGAGCAGCCCGTGGTTCCGCAGGACGACAGCCTTGCCGTCACCCAGGGCCGCGCCGATGCGCCGGCCCTCCTCGGTGTCGTTCACCACGCCCCGGTAGTCGGAGTAGATCCCGTGGTCCTCGTAGAAGGCACATGCGTCCTGGGTGATCGGTTGCAGCGGGACGCCGAGGCTGGAGAAGGCCTTGCCGTGCACGGAGTGGGTGTGCGCCGCCGCGACCACGTCCGGCCTGGCCCGGTGCACCTCGGAGTGGATGCAGAACGCGGCGTTGTTGACCGGCCGCCTGCCTTCCAGGAGCGTGCCGTCGTGGTCGACGAGGATCAGGTCGGAGACGCTGATCTGGCTGAACGACATGCCGAACGGGTTGACCCAGAACGCCGACGGGTTCTCGGGGTCACGGGCCGTGATGTGTCCGGCCACGCCCTCGGAGAAACCGAAGCGGGCGAACAGCCGGAAGGCGGCGGCGAGTTCCTGCTTCCGCACCTCGCGCTCCTGCTCGAAACTCAGATTCTCCTGGGGCAGCGGCAGGAAGACGCCTTCGGGCAGGGTGGCGACGGAGTCGTGCGTGGGCGTCTCGGGTGTCGTGGTCATGGTCTGGCCTCTCGAAGGTCTGGCAGGTGGTGAACAGCGGGACGCGAACCGCTACTTGGCACGGCCGCGCAGCCCGGGCACGCCGGCCCCGTACATGACGTCCACCAGGCGGAGGATGAACCGGTACGCCGAGGGCTCGTACGGGATCATGTGCATGTCGCGGCGCATCGGGAACCGGTTCGTGCTGATGGCCTGGAGCCTCGTGTACTTGAGGAATCCCTCGGCCCCGTGGCGGACGCCGAGGCCCGATTCCTTCCAGCCGCCCATCGGCAGACCGAGGGCCATGTAGTTGGTCTGGGCGTCGTTGATGGTGACGCAGCCGGCCTCGAAGCGTTCGGCGAGGCGGCGGGCGCGCTTCAGGTCCGATCCGATGATCGAGGCCTGAAGCCCGTACTTGCTGTCGTTGACCAGCCGGAGCGCTTCCTCGGCGTCGGCGACCTTCATCACGGGCAGCGTGGGGCCGAACGTCTCCTCCCGCATGCACTTCATGCCGTGGTCGACGTCGACGAGCAGCGTGGGTGCGAAGAACCGGCCGGGTCCTTCGGAGGCCTGCCCTCCGACGAGTACGCGGGCGCCCTTGCTCACGGCGTCGCCGACATGGTCCTTGATGACCGCCAGTTGGGGAAGGAAGGTGACGGCTCCTATGTCGACACTGCCGAGCCCGGCCGGCCGGCCCGAGGTGACCTGCTGGAACCGTTCACGCAGCAGGGCGATGTACGCGTCGTACACCGGCTCCTCGACATAGACCCGCTCCACCGAGGTGCACATCTGACCTCCGTTGGACAGGGCCCCCTGGATCGTGACACTGACGGCCCGCTCCAGGGAGGCGTCGGCCAGAACGACCAGCGCGTCCTTGCCGCCGAGCTCCAGTGAGCAGGGGATCAGACGCTCGCCCGCCCGGGCCGCGACCAGGCGACCGGTCCTGGTCGAGCCGGTGAACATCACGAAGTCCACGGTGTCCACGACCGCGCTGCCGGTGGCCCCCGCGCCGGTCACGACCTGGAAGACGTCCTCGGGCCAGCCGCACTCACGGGCCATGCGCTCCATCAACAGCGCGGTCAGCGGCGTCTGTTCGGAGGGCTTCAGGACGACCGTGTTGCCCGCGGCGAGGGCGGGGATGGCATCGCCGAAGGAGTTGAGCAGCGGGTTGTTCCACGGGCCGATGACTCCGACGACGCCTCGCGGCACCCGGCGTGTGTACATGCCGCGGCCGAGGACGAACGGCGAGAGGGAGCGGATTTTCGTGCTGGCGAGCAGGCCCCGGGCCTGCCTCGCCCAGTAGGCGAAGGCGCTCGCGCAGTAGACGATCTCGACGACCGCGTCCTCCTCCGCCTTGCCGTTCTCCTCCACGATGAGGTCGGCGATCTCCTGCCGGTGGGCCAGGAGCCAGCGGCGCCCCCGCGCGAAGAACTCGGCGCGGGCACGGGTGTCCAGCTCGGCCCAGCCCTTCTGCGCCCGCCGGGCGCGCTCCACTGCCTGCGCCACCTCTTCCGCGGACGTGTCGGACACCTCGCCGACCACCGCTCCGGTGGCGGGGTTGTCCACCGCGATACATGCGCCCGTCGGAGGGCCGCCTGTCATGAGCACCTGATTCTGAGCCACGGAAACTCCCCACCGGAACGTTGACTTCTCTTCACTCAGAATGAGACGGTCAGTCGTACAAGTCAAGCGTCTTGTACAAGCGTCCAAGGACGCGAAGGAGCGGTCGGATGAACGGTCGGACGAGAAGGACGGCATCGGTCGCACTGAGCGGCCTGGGCGTTCCCGAGTCCCTGCGCTGGTACCAGGGAGCCCTGTGGTTCTCGGATCTCGCGCACGGCACGGTGCACCGATGGGACGGCATCGCGGAGCCGGAGACGGTGATCGAGGTCCCCGGCCGGGCCGGCGGGCTCGGCTGGCTTCCCGACGGCCGCCTGCTCGTCGTATCCATGGACGGGGGCCGCGTCCACCGCCGGGAGGCCGGGGGCGAACTGGTCGAACACGCCGATCTGCGCCACATCGTCGGCGGCCCGGTCAACGACATGCTCGTCGACCCCGAGGGGCGCGCCTACGTGGGCAACTTCGGCTTCGACTACCACGCACACTCCCGCGAGCACCCGAACTCCATGCTCTACGCACCGCCCGGCCCCCCGAGAGCCCCGATCGCCTGCCTGGCGCCGGACGGAAGCCTGCTCGGGCTGACGGAACCCCTGCTCTTCCCGAACGGGACCCTGCTCAGCGCCGACGGCAGGAGCGTGATCGTGGCCGAGACCCTGGCCATGCGGCTCACCGCCTTCTCCAGGAACCCCGACGGCACGCTGACCCGCCCGGAACCGTGGGCGCCCCTGATCTCACCGCTCCTGTGGCGCCTGGTGAACCACCCGGGGACGGCAGGCCGCATCACCCGCAGGATCTCGGCGCTCCTGGACCACCCGGCCGTGTCGAAGCGCTCCTCGTCCCCGATCGCACCGGACGGCATCGCGTGGGACGCCGACGGCACGTCCATCTGGGTCGCGAACGCCCTTCGAGGCGAATGCGTACGCGTCGCCCGCGGCGGCCGTGTCCTCGACCGGGTCTCCACGAGCCAGAACACCCTGAGCTGCCTGATGGCCGGACACGACGGACACACCCTCTTCGCCGCCACCGTCCCGACGGACGATCCCGTCCGCGCCGCCGAACTCAACGGTGGCCGCATCGAGATGGTGCGGCTGTAAGCCCCTGTCCCGCATCTCCGCCCCTGGGTAACAATCCAGGAGAACTCCACTTGAACAATTGACTTGGACAGTTGACCAGGAGAATCTGAGGCCATGTCTCAACCATCCGAACCATCCAGGCCCAATAGCCCCTACAGGCCCTCCGAGGAAGGCAAGGTCCTTCTCGTGACCGGCGCCGGCGGCGGCATCGGAGCCGCCATCGCGGAACTGGCGATCACGCGGGGCCATCGCGTCCTGTTGACCGACGTGGACGAGGAGGCCGTCCTGGCCCGAGCCGGCACCCTGGGCGAGCGGGCCGCCGCACAAGCCCTGGACATTCGCAGTCCCGCGGACTGGAGCAGGGCGTTCGACGCGGCTCAGGCACGCTTCGGGGTCGTCGACGTGCTGGTCAACAACGCCGGCATCACCCACACCGGACTGGCCCGCGATCTCCGTCCCCAGCAGCACCGCGACATCGTCGAGATCAACCTGCTGGGCACGATCACGGGGGTCTGTACGGCGCTGGAGCGCATGACCGCGCAGGGCCACGGTCACATCATCACCGTCTGCAGCATGACGTCGTTCCTGCCTCTGCCCGGATACGCCACCTACGGCGCCACGAAGCACGGCCTTCGAGCCTTCCACCACAGCGTCGCCATCGAGGAACGCGACGGTCCGCTGGACTTCACGATCGTCCATCCGCCGTCCACCCGGACCGGAATGCTCGACCAGGAGATGGCCGACCCCTCCGCCGCCATCGCCTTCGCGGAGAAGTCCTACGCCCCGGAGCAGATCGCCAGGGTCGTCGTCGACGCCATGACCGCCAAGCCGGTCGAAGTGGTGTTCCCGCCGCTCGCCGGCCGCTTCCAGCGGATCGTCGGAGTCTTCCCCCGGCTCATGCGCCGCGCCATCCCCATCGTCGAGGCCAAGGGCCGGCGGCAGCGGGAGCGGTTGCGCTCCGCTCAGGGGATCCCGGCATCCGGGAACTGAGGGGATCTCCCCAGCCCACCTTTCGAACAGACCTCCCAGAAAGGGTGCGGATGTGAGTACGCACATGACGTCCCGACCGGACGTGACAAGGCCGGGCATGAAGAACGCCATATCCGCCGTCCCCGGGCCGAACGAGGCCCGGATGATCCAGCTGAACAGGGCGACCGAGCACCTGGACCCGCCGTTCGCCGTGGTGGACCTGGACGCCTTCGACGCCAACGCCGCGGAGCTGGCGCACCGGGCGGCCGGCCGGGCGACCATCCGCCTGGCCAGCAAGTCGGTACGCAGCCGCGAGCTGATCGGGCGTGCCGCCCGGCGTGAGGGGTATCGGGGAATCCTCGCCTTCACCCTGCCCGAGGCCCTGTGGCTCGCCGAGGACCACGAGGACGTGGTGATCGGCTATCCGACGACGGACCGCACCGCGCTGAAGCGGCTCGCCTCGGACGAGCGCGCGGCCTCGCGCATCACCCTCATGATCGACTCGATCGCCCAGTTGGACTTCGTCGACGAGGTGGTGGGCACCTCCCGCCCCGACATCCGCGTCTGCATCGATCTGGACGCCTCGCTGGAACTGGCCGGAGGCCGCATCCACCTGGG is drawn from Streptomyces liliifuscus and contains these coding sequences:
- a CDS encoding SDR family oxidoreductase; protein product: MSTSIVIGGSGGLGRVIAQRFADRGDSVVVTSRDKARAEAAAEGIGGGARGMALDLSQPDTIAQALGGITEVDQLVITAMDPVPNSLADFDLTDAVRVVTIKLVGYAETVRVLRDRLNPAASVVLFGGLARERPYPGSTMVTTFNAGLTGLVKTLAAEIAPHRVNALHPGVIGDSPKWRDVTDHPHLRRTPTGRLVTMAEIADATDFLLRNAGMNAHDLNVDGGMLIT
- a CDS encoding cation:proton antiporter regulatory subunit, whose translation is MSTTPLPGIGVQYDLTTREQGHLSVIAHRDGARTVNVYRNDDPDACAQSLRLTELETASLIDALAPAHHSPNLLSTTDLGLVAERIELSSVSHWNGRVLGDTRMRTETGASIVAVLRRAQAIPSPVPDFRLAGGDILIVIGTREGVEAAAAILGRE
- a CDS encoding VOC family protein, with the translated sequence MPLDLFAGIPVNDFAAALPWYERLLGTPPTFFPHDTEAVWELAEHRYVYIVQRPGQAGNAVHTILVDDLDTRVARIADRGLQPTTRETYAEGMRKITYHDPDGNEFGFGGAAH
- a CDS encoding HAMP domain-containing sensor histidine kinase, which translates into the protein MSLYWRIFVLNAGVLVVAVLLLLGPVTVSTPVLFGEAVVLLAGLIVMVIANAVLLRVALAPLARLNRTMATVDLLKPGSRTTVTGPGEIAELTTSFNAMLARLEAERATSSGRALSAQEAERQRLARELHDEVGQTLTAVLLQLKHAADHAPRPVRDDLRQAQETTRAGLDEIRRIARRLRPGVLEELGLHSALRALTAEFTTSRLSATAHITPGLPRLDPATELVLYRVAQEGLTNTARHTHATRVEVHLRALPNARVGLLVRDNGPGIGAAPEGAGISGMRERALLIGAEFQIGQGPQDGTEIRLNVTGHAADDRTQETAR
- a CDS encoding TetR/AcrR family transcriptional regulator; the encoded protein is MPETSRPDRAPSRASATGRRRDPEASRAAILEAARAAFTERGYARATIRDIARRAGVTHGLVMLHFTSKERLFLAAVPGTRDLTDIVAGDHETLPERIAAGFVERMESNPSGDPFVALLRSAATNEAAAANLYTAMQAHSESTYREALTGDDMDVRIGMLAAQLIGVTFTRYIVKVGRLAEMSTDELRVHLSRVLRQILFA
- a CDS encoding cation:proton antiporter, which produces MHSSAIFLIEFGAIILGLGLLGRFAGRFQFSPIPLYLLAGLAFGEGGLLPLGTSEEFVAIGAEIGVILLLLMLGLEYTATDLVSNLKTQYPAGLVDAALNALPGAAMALLLGWGPVAAVVLAGVTWISSSGVIAKVLGDLGRLGNRETPVILSILVLEDLSMAVYLPIITALLAGAGLAAGSATLAIALGVAGLVLVVAVRYGRHLSRFVSSDDPEKLLLVVLGLTLLVAGVAQQLQVSAAVGAFLVGIALSGEVAEGAHGLLSPLRDLFAAVFFVFFGLHTDPASIPPVLLPALALALVTAGTKIATGYWAAKRAGISAKGRWRAGGTLVARGEFSIVIAGLAVTSGIEPRLGPLATAYVLILVIIGPLTARYTEPVATRLTTRHRQPTIPAADTPQDRDLVPSPDTPIDT